From a region of the Pongo abelii isolate AG06213 chromosome 9, NHGRI_mPonAbe1-v2.0_pri, whole genome shotgun sequence genome:
- the LOC100461846 gene encoding olfactory receptor 52A1-like: MGSTNMSYLNPKTVTLIGIPGLEHVQFWIGFPFFGVCLVALLGNVFLLIIISTEHSLHKPMYIFLAVLAATDLGLCVAIAPKMLAIFWFDSCSMAFDACLTQLFFIHALQGMESGILLAMAFDHYVAICDPLRHTSILTPFFLFRVVLMVAIHATMLVGILPILLKRLQLFHSVVIVHSYCEHMAVVKLAAEDVHINKSFGPFVAFAILGFDMIFVFISYILIFQTVFRLPQKEAQIKAFSTCTAHIIVFLEFYILTFFSFFSHRFGHVSAYAHILLSTIYLLVPLPLTPLSME, encoded by the coding sequence ATGGGATCCACCAACATGTCATATTTGAACCCAAAGACAGTGACCCTGATTGGGATTCCTGGACTAGAACATGTGCAATTTTGGATTGGGTTTCCCTTCTTTGGCGTGTGCCTGGTGGCCCTGCTGGGCAACGTCTTTTTGCTAATCATTATCTCTACAGAACACAGTCTACACAAACCCATGTACATCTTTCTGGCAGTATTGGCAGCCACTGACCTAGGTCTCTGTGTAGCCATTGCTCCTAAGATGTTGGCCATCTTCTGGTTTGATTCTTGTTCCATGGCCTTCGATGCCTGCCTCACCCAACTCTTCTTCATTCATGCCTTGCAGGGTATGGAATCTGGCATCCTGTTGGCGATGGCCTTTGATCACTATGTGGCCATCTGTGATCCACTGAGACACACATCCATCCTCACACCTTTCTTTCTATTTCGGGTGGTGCTGATGGTGGCAATCCACGCAACAATGCTTGTTGGAATTCTACCCATTCTACTTAAACGGCTGCAACTTTTCCACTCTGTGGTTATTGTCCATTCCTACTGTGAACACATGGCTGTagtcaagctggctgcagaagaTGTGCATATTAACAAATCATTTGGGCCCTTTGTGGCTTTTGCAATTCTAGGTTTTGACATGATCTTTGTCTTCATCTCCTACATTCTGATTTTTCAGACTGTTTTTCGTCTTCCCCAAAAAGAGGCACAAATCAAAGCATTTAGCACTTGTACAGCTCATATTATTGTCTTTCTGGAGTTCTATAtcctcacttttttttccttcttcagccATCGTTTTGGTCACGTATCAGCCTATGCCCACATTCTCTTGTCTACCATCTATCTGCTTGTGCCCCTGCCCTTAACCCCATTGTCTATGGAATGA